In Gossypium arboreum isolate Shixiya-1 chromosome 6, ASM2569848v2, whole genome shotgun sequence, the following are encoded in one genomic region:
- the LOC108486630 gene encoding uncharacterized protein LOC108486630, producing MWAASCLASCCAACACDACRTVVSGISRRSARIAYCGLFALSLFVSWILREVAAPLMEQLPWINQFHKTPNREWFETDAVLRVSLGNFLFFTILSFLMIGVKNQRDPRDGLHHGGWMMKIICWFILVILMFFVPNEIISFYETISKFGSGLFLLIQVVLLLDFVHGWNDKWVGYDEQFWYVALFIVSLVCYLATFGFSGLLFHWFTPSGQDCGLNTFFIVMTLILVILFAIVALHPEVGSSILPASVISLYCMYLCYSGLASEPRDYECNGLHKHSKAISTGTVTVGLLTTILSVVYSAVRAGSSTTLLSPPSSPRAGGGKPLLPLDKADEEEEEEKNKAVTYSYAFFHIIFSLASMYSAMLLTGWSTSVGESGKLVDVGWPSVWVRILTAWVTAALYMWSLLAPILFPDRDF from the exons ATGTGGGCTGCTTCATGCCTTGCATCGTGCTGTGCGGCGTGCGCCTGCGATGCGTGCCGCACGGTGGTTTCGGGGATAAGCCGGAGGTCTGCAAGGATAGCCTATTGTGGACTATTTGCCCTTTCTCTGTTTGTTTCGTGGATCCTACGTGAGGTTGCCGCCCCTCTCATGGAGCAGCTGCCTT GGATCAATCAATTTCACAAAACACCCAACAGGGAATGGTTTGAAACAGATGCGGTGCTGAGGGTCAGCTTGGGAAATTTTCTCTTTTTCACTATCCTATCATTTTTAATGATTGGTGTTAAAAATCAGAGAGATCCTCGTGATGGTTTGCACCATGGTGGATGGATGATGAAAATTATCTGCTGGTTCATTTtagttattttgatgttttttgtTCCTAATGAGATTATCAGCTTTTATG AGACGATATCAAAGTTCGGCTCAGGACTGTTTCTTTTGATTCAAGTTGTGCTTTTACTTGACTTTGTTCATGGATGGAATGACAAATGGGTTGGATACGATGAGCAATTCTG GTATGTTGCTCTTTTTATTGTTTCACTTGTTTGCTATTTGGCGACATTTGGCTTTTCGGGACTTCTCTTTCACTGGTTCACTCCATCTGGACAGGATTGTGGACTCAATACCTTCTTTATCGTGATGACCTTGATTCTTGTCATTTTGTTTGCCATAGTTGCATTGCATCCTGAA GTTGGTAGTAGCATTTTACCAGCATCAGTTATATCACTGTATTGCATGTACCTCTGCTACAGTGGGCTTGCAAGTGAACCAAGAGATTATGAATGCAATGGTCTCCACAAGCATTCTAAAGCAATTTCTACTGGCACTGTGACTGTTGGCCTGCTTACCACTATCCTTTCTGTTGTCTATTCTGCTGTTCGAGCTGGGTCTTCTACAACTCTACTATCCCCACCAAGTTCACCTCGTGCAG GTGGTGGAAAGCCATTACTTCCATTGGACAAGGCTgatgaggaggaggaggaggagaagaaTAAGGCAGTGACATACTCGTACGCCTTCTTCCATATCATTTTTTCCCTGGCAAGTATGTACTCAGCGATGCTTCTGACGGGATGGTCTACCTCAGTTGGGGAGAGCGGGAAGTTAGTAGATGTAGGGTGGCCATCTGTGTGGGTACGGATTCTAACAGCCTGGGTGACTGCAGCTCTCTATATGTGGTCTCTCCTTGCTCCTATTCTCTTCCCAGACAGGGACTTCTAA
- the LOC108484229 gene encoding ubiquitin receptor RAD23b-like isoform X1, with amino-acid sequence MKLTVKTLKGTHFQITVNPNDTVMAVKKNIEGIQGKDNYPCGQQLLIHNGKVLKDETTLADNKVSEDGFLVVMLSKSKSSGSAGASSAQPASSTPSTIAPVSNPTPTPEAPTQAPASMGTTSASDAATANPNTNTHSQAASNLVAGSTLEQTIQQLMDMGGGNWDKETVTRALQAAYNNPERAVDYLYSGIPESAEVAVSVAHFPTNQTTETGAAPIAPVSGAPNSSPLNMFPQETLSGAAAGGLESLDFLRNNQQFQVLRSMVQSNPQILQPMLQELGKQNPLLLRQIQEHHAEFLQLINEPLEGSEGDVFDQAEQEMPHAISVTPAEQEAIQRLEEMGFERALVIEAFLACDRNEELAANYLLENAGDFED; translated from the exons ATGAAGCTCACCGTTAAAACCCTCAAGGGTACCCACTTTCAAATTACTGTTAACCCCAACGACACG GTTATGGCTGTGAAGAAAAACATAGAAGGTATACAAGGGAAAGACAATTATCCATGCGGCCAACAGCTTTTGATTCATAATGGGAAGGTTTTGAAAGATGAAACTACTTTAGCTGATAATAAAGTCTCCGAGGATGGTTTTCTTGTCGTCATGCTTAGCAAG AGCAAGTCCTCGGGTTCAGCTGGGGCATCATCTGCTCAG CCTGCTTCTTCAACTCCATCTACAATTGCACCTGTCTCTAATCCTACCCCTACCCCTGAAGCTCCTACACAAGCACC GGCTTCAATGGGCACCACATCCGCTTCCGATGCTGCAACAGCTAA TCCAAATACCAATACCCATAGTCAAGCTGCTTCCAATTTAGTCGCTGGAAGTACTCTTGAACAAACTATCCAACAATTGATGGATATGGGTGGTGGCAACTGGGACAAAGAAACAGTAACTCGTGCACTTCAGGCTGCTTATAACAATCCAGAGAGAGCAGTCGATTATCTATATTCC GGGATTCCTGAATCAGCAGAAGTCGCTGTGTCAGTGGCTCATTTTCCCACAAACCAAACGACTGAAACTGGTGCAGCTCCTATTGCTCCTGTTTCAGGGGCTCCTAATTCATCTCCTTTGAATATGTTTCCTCAG GAAACACTCTCTGGGGCTGCTGCTGGTGGGCTTGAATCCTTGGATTTCCTCAGAAACAACCAACAG TTCCAAGTGTTGCGTTCAATGGTACAATCAAACCCGCAAATTCTACAG CCCATGCTACAGGAGCTTGGGAAGCAAAACCCCCTGCTTTTAAGACAAATTCAAGAGCATCATGCAGAATTTCTTCAGCTAATAAATGAGCCTCTCGAAGGTTCTGAAGG GGATGTATTTGATCAAGCTGAACAAGAAATGCCTCATGCTATCAGTGTTACCCCAGCAGAACAGGAGGCAATCCAACGA cttgaagaaATGGGATTTGAGAGAGCCCTGGTCATTGAAGCCTTCCTGGCATGTGACCGGAACGAGGAATTGGCAGCAAATTACTTATTGGAGAACGCCGGAGATTTTGAGGATTGA
- the LOC108484229 gene encoding ubiquitin receptor RAD23b-like isoform X3, with amino-acid sequence MWKSKSSGSAGASSAQPASSTPSTIAPVSNPTPTPEAPTQAPASMGTTSASDAATANPNTNTHSQAASNLVAGSTLEQTIQQLMDMGGGNWDKETVTRALQAAYNNPERAVDYLYSGIPESAEVAVSVAHFPTNQTTETGAAPIAPVSGAPNSSPLNMFPQETLSGAAAGGLESLDFLRNNQQFQVLRSMVQSNPQILQPMLQELGKQNPLLLRQIQEHHAEFLQLINEPLEGSEGDVFDQAEQEMPHAISVTPAEQEAIQRLEEMGFERALVIEAFLACDRNEELAANYLLENAGDFED; translated from the exons ATGTGGAAG AGCAAGTCCTCGGGTTCAGCTGGGGCATCATCTGCTCAG CCTGCTTCTTCAACTCCATCTACAATTGCACCTGTCTCTAATCCTACCCCTACCCCTGAAGCTCCTACACAAGCACC GGCTTCAATGGGCACCACATCCGCTTCCGATGCTGCAACAGCTAA TCCAAATACCAATACCCATAGTCAAGCTGCTTCCAATTTAGTCGCTGGAAGTACTCTTGAACAAACTATCCAACAATTGATGGATATGGGTGGTGGCAACTGGGACAAAGAAACAGTAACTCGTGCACTTCAGGCTGCTTATAACAATCCAGAGAGAGCAGTCGATTATCTATATTCC GGGATTCCTGAATCAGCAGAAGTCGCTGTGTCAGTGGCTCATTTTCCCACAAACCAAACGACTGAAACTGGTGCAGCTCCTATTGCTCCTGTTTCAGGGGCTCCTAATTCATCTCCTTTGAATATGTTTCCTCAG GAAACACTCTCTGGGGCTGCTGCTGGTGGGCTTGAATCCTTGGATTTCCTCAGAAACAACCAACAG TTCCAAGTGTTGCGTTCAATGGTACAATCAAACCCGCAAATTCTACAG CCCATGCTACAGGAGCTTGGGAAGCAAAACCCCCTGCTTTTAAGACAAATTCAAGAGCATCATGCAGAATTTCTTCAGCTAATAAATGAGCCTCTCGAAGGTTCTGAAGG GGATGTATTTGATCAAGCTGAACAAGAAATGCCTCATGCTATCAGTGTTACCCCAGCAGAACAGGAGGCAATCCAACGA cttgaagaaATGGGATTTGAGAGAGCCCTGGTCATTGAAGCCTTCCTGGCATGTGACCGGAACGAGGAATTGGCAGCAAATTACTTATTGGAGAACGCCGGAGATTTTGAGGATTGA
- the LOC108484229 gene encoding ubiquitin receptor RAD23b-like isoform X2 produces MISSFSYFPSKSSGSAGASSAQPASSTPSTIAPVSNPTPTPEAPTQAPASMGTTSASDAATANPNTNTHSQAASNLVAGSTLEQTIQQLMDMGGGNWDKETVTRALQAAYNNPERAVDYLYSGIPESAEVAVSVAHFPTNQTTETGAAPIAPVSGAPNSSPLNMFPQETLSGAAAGGLESLDFLRNNQQFQVLRSMVQSNPQILQPMLQELGKQNPLLLRQIQEHHAEFLQLINEPLEGSEGDVFDQAEQEMPHAISVTPAEQEAIQRLEEMGFERALVIEAFLACDRNEELAANYLLENAGDFED; encoded by the exons ATGATTTCTTCTTTTAGCTACTTTCCT AGCAAGTCCTCGGGTTCAGCTGGGGCATCATCTGCTCAG CCTGCTTCTTCAACTCCATCTACAATTGCACCTGTCTCTAATCCTACCCCTACCCCTGAAGCTCCTACACAAGCACC GGCTTCAATGGGCACCACATCCGCTTCCGATGCTGCAACAGCTAA TCCAAATACCAATACCCATAGTCAAGCTGCTTCCAATTTAGTCGCTGGAAGTACTCTTGAACAAACTATCCAACAATTGATGGATATGGGTGGTGGCAACTGGGACAAAGAAACAGTAACTCGTGCACTTCAGGCTGCTTATAACAATCCAGAGAGAGCAGTCGATTATCTATATTCC GGGATTCCTGAATCAGCAGAAGTCGCTGTGTCAGTGGCTCATTTTCCCACAAACCAAACGACTGAAACTGGTGCAGCTCCTATTGCTCCTGTTTCAGGGGCTCCTAATTCATCTCCTTTGAATATGTTTCCTCAG GAAACACTCTCTGGGGCTGCTGCTGGTGGGCTTGAATCCTTGGATTTCCTCAGAAACAACCAACAG TTCCAAGTGTTGCGTTCAATGGTACAATCAAACCCGCAAATTCTACAG CCCATGCTACAGGAGCTTGGGAAGCAAAACCCCCTGCTTTTAAGACAAATTCAAGAGCATCATGCAGAATTTCTTCAGCTAATAAATGAGCCTCTCGAAGGTTCTGAAGG GGATGTATTTGATCAAGCTGAACAAGAAATGCCTCATGCTATCAGTGTTACCCCAGCAGAACAGGAGGCAATCCAACGA cttgaagaaATGGGATTTGAGAGAGCCCTGGTCATTGAAGCCTTCCTGGCATGTGACCGGAACGAGGAATTGGCAGCAAATTACTTATTGGAGAACGCCGGAGATTTTGAGGATTGA